AGCCAGATATCACAAGTAGCATCATAATCCCTCCCAAAAGGCTATAAGTTTTTCAAGTCCCTCTTGACAATCGTTCGATGCTTCAAGCGTAAAATCGCAATTTAGTGACCTTATTCGTTCGAGTAGTATTTTGAATTCCGCAGAACACCCCCAAGGGGCATGGTGACACTTTTCGTAAACCTTTGAATCAGCGTAGTAAAGGTGCACTTCGGAGATGTATTCTTCAACAACATCCACGAACTCCACAGTGCTAAAGCCGTATCGTTCGCTATCGAGTAACAGATGGCCTAAGTCAAGACAGAGAGTTGTACCAGTTTGCTCGAGAAACCACCTGTAGTCTTTTGCGTTGTGGAAATATTCGTTGTAGTAAACGTTTTCTATTCTTACCTGACAATAATTGCTCAGATTTCTAACGTGTTCAATTGCTTCCTTCAAGATATTTTTGTCCTTCAACCAATTCTCTGTTTGCTTTGCGTTTGGAAAGTGGATTACGACATACTCAGCTCCTATCTCTTTTGCTAATTTGCAGCATTGTTCGTTCTTTTCATAAGTTTCTTTTCTTAGTTCGGTTGAAAGCGAAGATGGATTGGGATGAACAGCTTGGTATCTGAAAACAAACGGTGCGTGAATACCAAAAGTAGCACCCTTCTCATTTAAAAAATCAAGGACAACTGGAAGGTCCTCCTTTTTGAAAAAGGTAAGTTCGTAATGCGTTGAATTTGGAAGAGTTTTGAGAAGCGAGACATTAGCTCGAATTAAACTTGTAGAAACACATTTTCTTTTTCTTTTCAAGCTCATAGTGCCACATCACCTGAACAGTTACATCATAACTGTTATCTTACCTTCCGAAAAATCTTTAGTGACTTTAATAGCACAAAAAGGACCGCACATGGAACATCCTTCAGACTCGTATGGTCTGGATTTCAGTTTCTTTTTTGCATCCTCGGAATGTATCGCGAGTTCGAACATTTTGTTCCAATCGAATCTTGCTCGAGCCAAAGCCATTTGATGTTCCAATTCCAGCGCTTTCTTATTGCCCCTTGCAACATCAGCGATAACCGCAGCTATCTTTGAAGCAATTACGCCGTACTTAACATCTTCTACATCCGGTAGTGCCACGTGTTCGGCAGGAGTTACGTAACAGATGAAATCGCAGCCGTGATAAGCAGCGAAGGCAGCTCCAACTGCGCTCACTATGTGATCATGCCCCACTCCCCGGTCTGTCGGAAGTGGGCCAAGTAAGAATATGGGAGCTCCCTTACCTATCTTTTTCATCAACTTCACGTTGGTTTCTATCTCGTTCAGTGGTACATGTCCAGGACCTTCTAACATCACTTGGACACCTTTTTCCCTTGCCCTATCCACAAGTTGACTCATGACAAAGAGCTCTTCCAACTGCTGAGGGTCGGTTGCATCAACCACAGCGCCTGGTCTCATCCCGTCGCCTAAGCTCAGCGTGATGTCGAATTCCGCAGCTATATCAAGTATCTCATCGAAATGCTCATAGAACGGATTCTCCCTATTGTTCTTTATCATCCATCCTGCGATAATAGCCCCACCTCGACTCACGATCTTTAGAATCCGCTTACTGTCTTTGAGCTTTTTTAACACATCCTTAGTGATTCCAACATGGATGGTCATGAAATCTATGCCATCTTTGGCATGAGCATAAACCATGTCTATAAAATCTTTCTCTGAAAAATCGATGACGTTCTTTCCTTCCTCATATGCTTTGACCGCCGAATCGTAAATGGGAACCGAGCCAACGGGTACGGGTGAGTTCTCAACGATGATTCTCCTCATCTCCGATAGATTACCCCAAGTTGATAGCACCATAACTGAATCAGCACCGGCACTAAGGGCAACGTTCAACTTTTCCAGTTCTTCCTTGAGAGACGAGTACCCAAAAGACGTTCCTATGTTCGCGTTCACCTTTACTGAGAAATTAGAACCGATAACCTTCGGTTTACTGATGTTGTGCAATCTGTTCTTTGGAATGACAGCCTGACCGTTTGCCAGCTTTTCCATAATCACTTCGACAGATACTCCTTCACCCAACGCGCAGATTCTCATCTCTTCAGAAACTATATTGTTCCGAGCCATCTGCATTTGTGTCATGAACCTATCGCTCATCGTCGCTCCCTCCCATCTTTCTTAGTTCGTTGGATATGAGTTCGGCAGCCCTTAGACCGGACATTATCATTCCTCCGAATATCGGTCCCATCCTTGGCCCTGCTCCAACGCTCACGGCCGCCATTCCGACAATGTACAATCCGGGGTAGATTTCC
The DNA window shown above is from Fervidobacterium changbaicum and carries:
- a CDS encoding TIM barrel protein, with the protein product MSLKRKRKCVSTSLIRANVSLLKTLPNSTHYELTFFKKEDLPVVLDFLNEKGATFGIHAPFVFRYQAVHPNPSSLSTELRKETYEKNEQCCKLAKEIGAEYVVIHFPNAKQTENWLKDKNILKEAIEHVRNLSNYCQVRIENVYYNEYFHNAKDYRWFLEQTGTTLCLDLGHLLLDSERYGFSTVEFVDVVEEYISEVHLYYADSKVYEKCHHAPWGCSAEFKILLERIRSLNCDFTLEASNDCQEGLEKLIAFWEGL
- the thiC gene encoding phosphomethylpyrimidine synthase ThiC is translated as MTQMQMARNNIVSEEMRICALGEGVSVEVIMEKLANGQAVIPKNRLHNISKPKVIGSNFSVKVNANIGTSFGYSSLKEELEKLNVALSAGADSVMVLSTWGNLSEMRRIIVENSPVPVGSVPIYDSAVKAYEEGKNVIDFSEKDFIDMVYAHAKDGIDFMTIHVGITKDVLKKLKDSKRILKIVSRGGAIIAGWMIKNNRENPFYEHFDEILDIAAEFDITLSLGDGMRPGAVVDATDPQQLEELFVMSQLVDRAREKGVQVMLEGPGHVPLNEIETNVKLMKKIGKGAPIFLLGPLPTDRGVGHDHIVSAVGAAFAAYHGCDFICYVTPAEHVALPDVEDVKYGVIASKIAAVIADVARGNKKALELEHQMALARARFDWNKMFELAIHSEDAKKKLKSRPYESEGCSMCGPFCAIKVTKDFSEGKITVMM